From the genome of Mustelus asterias chromosome 7, sMusAst1.hap1.1, whole genome shotgun sequence, one region includes:
- the hey1 gene encoding hairy/enhancer-of-split related with YRPW motif protein 1: protein MKRTHDYSSSDSELDETIEVEKESADENGNSSTATGSLSPSTSSQLLARKRRRGIIEKRRRDRINNSLSELRRLVPSAYEKQGSAKLEKAEILQMTVDHLKMLHAAGGKGYFDAQALAMDYRSLGFRECLAEVARYLSIIEGLENSDPLRVRLVSHLNNYASQREAASTAPPSIGHLAWGTGFSQHPHHHLHPLLLPQAAHNNNSNTASTEPHHQNRIGTSSHTDTSPLRVAPNCSVGPVIPVVTSSTKLSPPLFSMSSLSAFPLSFSTFPLIPPSTFSSSAQTPTNSIGKPYRPWGTEIGAF from the exons ATGAAGAGAACTCACGACTACAGCTCGTCGGACAGCGAACTGGACGAAACGATCGAAGTGGAGAAAGAAAGCGCCGATGAAAACGG GAACTCCAGCACAGCCACCGGCTCCTTGTCCCCCAGTACATCCTCTCAGCTCCTGGCTAGGAAAAGAAGGCGAGGG ATCATAGAAAAGCGCCGCCGGGATCGTATCAACAACAGCTTGTCAGAACTGCGAAGACTGGTCCCGAGTGCTTACGAGAAACAA GGATCCGCCAAACTAGAAAAGGCTGAGATTTTGCAAATGACCGTTGATCACTTGAAGATGCTGCATGCGGCCGGTGGCAAAG GTTATTTTGATGCTCAGGCACTAGCTATGGACTACCGCAGCCTGGGATTTCGAGAATGTTTGGCTGAAGTGGCTCGGTACTTGAGTATAATTGAAGGCCTGGAGAACTCTGATCCTCTCCGTGTGCGTTTGGTCTCTCACCTCAATAACTATGCATCTCAGAGGGAAGCTGCAAGTACTGCACCCCCTAGCATTGGACACCTTGCCTGGGGCACTGGCTTCAGTCAGCACCCACATCATCATTTGCACCCGCTGTTACTGCCGCAGGCTGCCCATAATAACAATAGTAATACTGCTTCGACAGAGCCTCACCATCAGAACAGAATCGGCACGTCCTCGCACACAGATACCTCTCCACTCAGAGTGGCTCCTAATTGCAGTGTTGGTCCAGTCATCCCAGTGGTCACCTCCTCCACCAAACTGTCCCCACCTTTGTTTTCAATGTCATCCTTGTCTGCATTCCCTCTGTCTTTCAGCACTTTCCCCTTGATTCCTCCCAGCACATTCAGTTCATCAGCTCAGACTCCGACGAACAGCATTGGCAAGCCCTACAGACCCTGGGGGACAGAGATCGGTGCTTTCTAA